A stretch of DNA from Acanthopagrus latus isolate v.2019 chromosome 7, fAcaLat1.1, whole genome shotgun sequence:
AATCCAGTGATGCTCGCCAACCTTAGAAAATTAAACTCTCAAATATTACGAGACCAAGAATTAAAATTGTGTCATTGCAgcacaactgaaaaaaataaacgtaTTTCTGAAGTAAACAATAGTCATGTATTTTGTCCACAATTCGCAATTATATATGTGGTGTTTAAATATGCGAACCATTACCTCCTTCTGAACAAAGGGTACAATTTCTgtattaaatgtgcaatatgtaagaatttgagtTGAAATCACTAAAAATATTATCCACAAAATTTGTGGCAATATCACTTTTGTCCTTATGGCACCTATGTATTATGTTGCAGATATTTCCTGAAGTGAGCATGCGAGCCCCACCCATTAAAGTCCATAGCCTCAAGCTTAACATCTGGGATGCTcgctgcatggctaactgagttAAGTGCAGCTACAATCAGCAAAAATTAGCAATTAACATGACTCTGGTCCCAATTCGTTTTCAGTATGAATTTGCCATGTcgccaatttttacatattgcccctttaagaagacaaataaatgaaacacaagtCAACTGTTAAGAAAAGgcatttaaaatgattcttGAACAGTTTATTAGAAAGATGtagacaataaaaaaagaatttccaCTGTAATTCAACATCATTTGTCTCCCCGTACATTTTATTGACAGTGCAAATATAATTTGGTCGTTACACGTCGCCTTACGTTCCGACACTCCCTCACCATCAAGGGAGGATCATTCTAGatgaaataaactgaaagaaCCTGGAGGATAGCAACAAAACCACATAATGCTGAGGCccagccgagcttccagcctCGTCAACAGCTGCAAAACAATTCGGCTTGCTTCTGCAATCTAACATGAGTGTCGCATGTTAGGTGGGTATGGAGAGAAGAACTGTTAAGATACTAAAGATGTGGAATTCAGTCAGATTACCAAACAAGGTGATAACTGGGAAGATGCAAATACTTCTGCAATTATTTCAGAATATTCCAATTTTACAAACATTAAACAAGAAGTTAGGGGAGACATGTAAGCTGGAAGGTTAagccacagaaacaaagactgGCTTCCTGGATATCTAATTCACGGCACATGGAAGGCTTTAGAGGAATCCAATCAGTAAATGCATCCAATTTCTCTGATGTACACAGCTagtgttttcttctgtcatAAAATAAACTACACTGGTCAACTTACTCAAAACCACAACATTGGGAATGGGTGGGCCTAataattttaaaacacagtttatttgaaaacaaattgtAAATCTCGTTAACATGTATTGCTCATTTGAGGACCACTATACAGCTTTTTCAAGAAATAATGTGTGCTTACTTGtaatatttaacagtaaaacAAGATACCCAAAAGGTGCAGTACAGCAAATGGAAGTGGAGATAGCTGCTCTGTACAATACCATGCATATCAACCTTCAGTGGACTGATCGGTCAAGAGTTTGGAGCTGAGGCTATGGATTTAAATATGGCTGACTCATATGTACAGTTGTCTGTCACTGCCTTCAATGTCAAGATATACATTTGTTATGATTCCTCTTGCCCTCTGTTCTTCCATTTTCTTCCCAGAGTCTTACAAACTTCTATTCCAAATCTGGCATTTctgaaaaagggaaagaaagaacattAAACCTTGAACCACAACAGACGTAACATCATGATGTTGTAGTGATCATTCAATCAAAATGTGTTAGTCCTGTTTAGGGAtctggactgtttttttttaagccattACAGATAAAGACAACTGGGTGCTTCCTCGAGCTGAGACCGATAGATACCTGATAATTTCACGTCTTTGTGTTtcaaaatttatttatttagttatttattcaCACCTGTAGGTAGGAaggatggatgatttaatattcaatTTCCACCTTCTCCTGTGACCTTGACTTCGTATCATCAGTTCTTCTCGCTGGCAAAAAATTCTGATGATGATACTGATAAAAAGCTGATAATAATATACTTTCCTAAAATAGGgaatgaatcacattttctgaTGTATTGTCCTTACTATGATAAGTTAAGGTTACCTGTGTGTATAACAATCCGAAATGTTGGTGTTGGTGCATGAACAATGAcagaattaaaatgtgttaaatttcTAAATAAATACTTACTCTCATCATCGCTATCTGCAGAATCATcctaaaaaagacaaaaaaaaaaacatgataagaTGACAGCCTGTGCTGGATAAGGAGTTTTTGTTAATAACTATATGCTTAATGCTTTTAGAATGCTTTTAACTGTAAGAAACAAATTACACTTACGTCATCTGCACCGTCTAGATCAGGTAGGTCTTCGTCACCTCCGATGTTGTTCATCATCTGTAATATTAAACCATAGCAAAATCATTTACTCTTGTTACAGTGCTGCTACTTAACttaaatacaatacataaaCCTGAGAAATAAAAGTAGGACAACAGTGAAAGTATCTGTTAAGACTGCACACATAAGAGAGATGAAAAGCCGACTATGGTGGctcatgtttcctcctcccAAAAGTCTATGGTTCAGCACTAAATACTTTTATAATACATTTTAGGAATATACTTATTTCACTTTTTGCCTCCCAGAACAGACGGTACCTTCAGGACACCAATTTAACTCGACTGCCACATTCTcctctcttatttttttaagtgatcATTTTCAGGCATTTAATGCCTCCATTAGATGGCGATAGtgggcagaagaaaaaaaaaaaaaatcaaggcgAGAGCGGTGGGCAATGGCATGAAACCAAGGTTCCTTGATGCACTTGTGCGGTGCCATTTGCAGTTAGTTTCCCAACCCCTAAACCACCCTGGTCATATACCAAGTGTGCAACATTGAGATGGTGGTATGACCATATGACCAGATTCAACAATACTCATCCATATTTAACTGGGACCATCATCAGATTATACAGTATGAATAATTCAGGGTTCCTACACCTTCTTAAACATATTATAAGAAGGTATTTCCAAGCCAATTCTGTCAAATTCTAGGCCCCATTAAGGTTAATAACTGACActgagatgttgttttttttacgtgaAGGCATTATATATAATCATGAACTATTTCACCCAAACTAATCATCATGATCTGATATCctcatgttggtgtttttccttGAAAATCATGATAAATGCTGTTCCAGGATCATCATGGCAACTAaccattcacatttttgtaatggCATAGCTTCATGACTCAGGTAAAGACCAGGggcaaaaaaaagcacatggGAGATATTATCgtctcaaaaacattttttaacaattaTGAAACTACTAGCTCTTACATCTGAGAGTTGATCAAAGTTGCCCATCTCCTCTTCTGAGTCGTCCTCCCAGTCTTTCCAGTTGTTGAAGTCAACACTGAGCCAACtcagctgtgaaaacatcatTTATGATAATATAATGTTGTGCATCAATTAACATTACCGATTCTAGAATTAAAAAGGTTAAATACACTGTTCTTTGCAATaagtgagtgtttgtttgtattaaaCTCACCTTAGCCTTCTCTTTCGTTAGCCTTGGCCACGCCTTTCCTGGCTGTGCTTTCCGTAAATAGCACAACACCGAGCGATCTGTGCGTTTATGTTTGCATTCCTGTGATGaggtggtgaaaaaaataatgaaatatttggTCAATTACAGTGCAATCTGTGATACAGGAGAAATGTTCTCAGGCAATATTAGGCAACCCAACAATTCAGACAGTCAATGTAACTTACATTTTCATCAATAGCTTCAAAAAGGTCTATTTCATTCTCATGTTTGACACTGTCCGTTCCTCCAAGACAactgtgaggaaaaaagaaCAGTTCACTGATTAGTGTGAACAACTAGGTTACTCACGAGAAATAGACAAAAAAGGGGAACCAATAATAGTACACCTAACAGGATATTCATGGTCAAATACAACTTGAGATCTGAGGGAAACGTACCTGAAACCAAACTTTGCTTTATCAAAAGTAACTTTAACATCTTTGCTGTCGGCTACATAGAACTCTATAAAAACGGAGTCCCTCCTGTCGTACCACTTGGCAGTTGCGGGATGCCTGTGAAGACAGatgacaacaaaacatcaacacatgtaaataaatgtaaaggcACGGATAGTTTTCTAGACAAAGTAAGTAGCAGGTTGTGATTCAACATGCCCATTCAATGTAAAGCCTCTTTCAACAaagctttaaacaaaatgtcaggaTCTGACTAAATTAAATGACTTGGAACATGTTCATGTTTGATATGCGATATTGTTATGAATGGTGAAGCTCACCAGACCCACAACTTgcataaaaaatacatgacatGGGTAACCAGCACTCAGGACAGGTGGGTAAGTCTTCAGACACAACAGCCTGCCAT
This window harbors:
- the LOC119023354 gene encoding prostaglandin E synthase 3-like — translated: MHPATAKWYDRRDSVFIEFYVADSKDVKVTFDKAKFGFSCLGGTDSVKHENEIDLFEAIDENECKHKRTDRSVLCYLRKAQPGKAWPRLTKEKAKLSWLSVDFNNWKDWEDDSEEEMGNFDQLSDMMNNIGGDEDLPDLDGADDDDSADSDDEKMPDLE